A genomic stretch from Nitrobacter winogradskyi Nb-255 includes:
- a CDS encoding tyrosine-type recombinase/integrase → MKAHLTERNVKGLQPKQKNIIVYDEEVVGFGVRITSGGTRAFILTYRIEARERRLTIGAWPDWSVTAAREEAKRLKREIDQGRDPMAERDEARESPNVRQLIDRYLEEHASKLAKRNRDDQASMLRKLVEPAWGPRKAAEIQPDDVDRLLCQIAGGTLGKRGRKPTPVRANRVGEILRKMFNLAIRWRIRTDNPAAGFARNAEAPRDRYLSTDEIGRLSAALDAHPNRRAADAVRLILLTGARRGEVLGARWDQFDLDAAVWIKPAATTKQRRLHRAPISASAAALLRTIRLRVPKDCEWVFPGDAEGKPLQDIKRFWEDVRTKAELPAVRTHDLRHTFASLLVSGGMTLPMIGKLLGHTQVQTTQRYAHLLDDPLRAGLEQVGDMLRAKPRLVQNVATA, encoded by the coding sequence ATGAAGGCGCATCTCACCGAACGCAACGTGAAGGGGCTTCAGCCGAAGCAGAAAAACATCATCGTCTATGACGAGGAGGTCGTCGGCTTCGGTGTCCGGATCACCAGCGGCGGCACGCGCGCCTTCATCCTGACCTACCGGATCGAAGCGCGGGAGCGCCGCCTCACCATCGGCGCATGGCCAGATTGGTCGGTCACCGCCGCCAGGGAAGAAGCAAAGCGGCTGAAGCGCGAGATCGACCAGGGCCGTGATCCGATGGCCGAACGGGACGAGGCCCGAGAGTCGCCCAACGTGCGACAACTGATCGACCGTTATCTCGAAGAACACGCCTCCAAGCTTGCGAAGCGGAACCGCGACGATCAGGCGTCGATGCTGCGCAAGCTGGTCGAACCCGCCTGGGGACCACGCAAGGCGGCGGAGATCCAGCCCGATGATGTCGATAGGCTTCTCTGCCAGATCGCCGGTGGCACGCTGGGAAAGCGAGGCCGCAAGCCCACGCCGGTCCGGGCGAACCGTGTCGGCGAAATCCTGCGCAAGATGTTCAACCTTGCGATCCGCTGGCGCATCCGCACCGACAACCCCGCCGCCGGTTTCGCTCGGAATGCCGAAGCGCCTCGGGACCGCTATCTCTCAACCGATGAAATCGGGCGGCTATCCGCCGCGCTCGATGCGCATCCGAACCGCCGCGCCGCCGATGCAGTGCGCCTGATCCTGCTGACCGGCGCGCGACGCGGCGAGGTGCTGGGCGCGCGTTGGGATCAATTCGATCTTGACGCCGCCGTCTGGATCAAACCCGCCGCCACCACGAAGCAGCGCCGCCTGCACCGCGCGCCGATCAGCGCGTCCGCCGCCGCGCTGCTGCGCACGATACGGCTGCGCGTGCCCAAAGATTGCGAATGGGTGTTTCCGGGCGATGCCGAAGGCAAGCCGCTTCAGGACATCAAGCGGTTCTGGGAAGATGTCCGGACGAAGGCCGAACTGCCCGCCGTCCGCACCCACGATCTGCGGCACACCTTCGCGTCCCTGCTCGTTTCGGGCGGCATGACGCTGCCGATGATCGGCAAGCTCCTCGGTCACACCCAAGTTCAGACCACGCAGCGCTATGCCCACCTGCTCGACGATCCCCTTCGCGCCGGGCTTGAACAGGTCGGCGATATGCTACGGGCTAAGCCGCGGTTGGTTCAGAATGTAGCGACAGCCTGA
- a CDS encoding helix-turn-helix domain-containing protein, whose amino-acid sequence MDLKEVMAINMRRLRYDKKLTQEELAERSGLSMRYVGSIERGAVSASVSVLGKVAVALDVDPCDLIRPPKR is encoded by the coding sequence ATGGACCTTAAGGAGGTCATGGCGATCAACATGCGTCGGCTGCGCTATGACAAGAAACTGACGCAAGAAGAGCTGGCGGAGCGCTCGGGGTTGAGCATGCGCTATGTCGGCTCGATCGAGCGCGGCGCGGTCTCGGCGAGCGTCAGCGTCTTGGGAAAGGTCGCGGTGGCGCTCGATGTCGATCCCTGCGATCTGATCCGGCCGCCGAAGCGTTGA
- a CDS encoding DUF736 domain-containing protein translates to MATIGTFSRTESGFSGSVKTLTLNVKSVKFVPVESDNDKGPNFRVLAGATEFGAAWKKTARETQRDYHSVKLDDPSFPAPIYASLVETDTEGEFALIWSRRAAD, encoded by the coding sequence ATGGCTACCATCGGCACTTTCTCCCGCACCGAATCTGGCTTTTCTGGCTCGGTCAAGACCCTCACGCTCAACGTCAAGTCGGTGAAGTTCGTCCCCGTCGAAAGCGACAACGACAAGGGTCCCAACTTCCGCGTGCTCGCCGGCGCCACCGAGTTCGGTGCGGCATGGAAGAAGACCGCTCGCGAGACGCAGCGCGACTATCACTCGGTCAAGCTCGACGACCCTTCGTTCCCGGCTCCGATCTACGCGAGTCTGGTCGAGACCGACACCGAGGGCGAGTTCGCTCTGATCTGGTCCCGCCGCGCGGCCGACTGA
- a CDS encoding GNAT family N-acetyltransferase: MGEQSRQGNSGAEEALEEPPGMARLTPPRQLEETDDCAGFDCGRESMNQWFRRHAWRNQQIDVSRSTVIRDAETGMIAGYVTLSVGHIEREYLPKSSQRNRPENIPIFLLGQLAVDTRFQGMGVGRSLMFYALKTAVGMAKEIGCYGVLTHPLDDDVRRFYQNFGFEQLPHDPRRSMIVRIKDLVRNGFDAD, encoded by the coding sequence GTGGGTGAACAGTCCCGCCAAGGAAATTCCGGCGCTGAAGAAGCTCTCGAAGAGCCGCCCGGTATGGCAAGACTGACGCCACCGCGGCAGCTTGAGGAGACCGACGACTGCGCAGGATTTGATTGCGGGCGCGAGTCGATGAACCAGTGGTTTCGTCGACACGCCTGGCGTAACCAGCAAATCGACGTGTCGCGAAGCACGGTGATCCGTGACGCGGAAACGGGAATGATCGCCGGCTACGTCACGCTCAGCGTGGGACATATCGAGCGTGAGTATCTGCCAAAGTCGTCGCAACGGAATCGGCCGGAGAACATTCCGATTTTTCTGCTCGGCCAACTTGCCGTCGATACGCGATTTCAGGGCATGGGGGTTGGGCGGTCTCTGATGTTCTACGCGCTGAAAACCGCAGTGGGCATGGCGAAGGAGATCGGCTGCTACGGCGTGCTGACGCATCCGCTCGATGACGATGTGCGTCGCTTTTATCAGAACTTCGGTTTCGAGCAGCTACCACATGATCCGCGACGCAGCATGATTGTTCGGATCAAGGATCTGGTGCGCAATGGCTTCGACGCAGACTAA
- a CDS encoding recombinase family protein → MIADGLKRRFDLVLTESLDRLSRDQEDIAGFYKRMRFVGINIVTLSEGEVSELHIGLKGTMGALYLKDLADKTRRGLRGRVEDGKSGGGLYYGYDVVKQFDANGEAIRGDRTINQAEADVVRRIFADYLAGQSSRTIAMTLNREGVSGPQGSEWGPSTIHGNPKRGVGILNNELYVGKLVWNRLRYIKDPDTGKRVSRLNPEGEWVIQDVPELRVARIWRRSITKRSPPYTGTYRARKPRPRLRRPSGLWSAGWTSFRKAERWQSSCAATWRRSSGL, encoded by the coding sequence TTGATCGCGGACGGCCTCAAGCGTCGCTTTGATCTCGTTCTGACGGAATCGCTTGACCGGCTGTCGCGCGACCAAGAGGACATTGCCGGCTTCTACAAGCGAATGCGGTTCGTCGGCATCAACATCGTCACTTTGTCGGAAGGCGAAGTGAGCGAGCTGCACATTGGTCTCAAGGGAACGATGGGCGCGCTGTACCTCAAGGACCTGGCTGACAAAACGCGGCGCGGACTTCGCGGGCGTGTCGAAGACGGCAAGTCAGGTGGTGGGCTGTACTACGGCTATGATGTCGTCAAGCAATTCGACGCGAACGGCGAAGCGATCCGCGGTGATCGCACGATCAATCAGGCTGAGGCCGACGTTGTCCGCCGTATCTTCGCGGATTATCTGGCTGGTCAGTCATCGCGCACGATCGCGATGACGCTGAACCGGGAGGGTGTGTCCGGGCCGCAGGGAAGCGAATGGGGGCCGTCAACGATTCACGGCAATCCGAAACGCGGCGTGGGCATCCTCAACAATGAACTTTATGTCGGCAAGTTGGTCTGGAACCGGCTGCGCTACATCAAGGACCCTGACACAGGTAAGCGCGTTTCGCGGCTTAACCCGGAGGGCGAGTGGGTCATACAGGACGTCCCCGAACTGCGCGTTGCCCGAATATGGCGGAGGTCTATCACCAAAAGATCGCCGCCCTATACCGGGACCTACAGAGCGAGGAAACCAAGACCCAGGCTGCGGAGACCTTCCGGTCTCTGGTCAGCCGGGTGGACCTCGTTCCGGAAGGCGGAACGCTGGCAATCCTCCTGCGCGGCGACCTGGCGGCGATCCTCCGGTTTGTAG
- a CDS encoding DNA-processing protein DprA gives MQLELISQDFAQRAVSPFLELGAYESLWDEQSASFKSIADLFSKQEGAVPSDFVERSRASSYANDVHARLKDAGIKSYGVRVHGAGDYPERLRVADHPIELLYFQGWWELVNSPRSVAVVGTRKPSAEGLARTRRLVKSLLQDDFTIVSGLAAGVDTAAHTAAIELGGRTIAVLGTPLSKSYPASNAKLQQQIAEHHLLISQVPVKRYSNQKNPTSNNFFFPERNITMSALTDATIIVEAGETSGTLVQARHALKQGRKVFILESNFRNPELKWPHTFEERGAIRVADYDDIRRHIVPVTSH, from the coding sequence ATGCAACTGGAGCTCATATCACAGGACTTTGCTCAGCGCGCCGTCTCGCCCTTTCTGGAACTCGGTGCGTATGAGTCGCTGTGGGACGAGCAGAGCGCGAGCTTCAAATCCATCGCAGATCTCTTTTCGAAGCAGGAAGGCGCGGTGCCGTCAGATTTTGTGGAACGCTCGCGTGCGTCTTCATATGCAAACGATGTTCACGCTCGTCTGAAGGACGCTGGCATCAAGAGCTATGGCGTCCGCGTCCATGGTGCCGGTGACTACCCGGAGCGCCTGCGAGTCGCTGATCACCCGATTGAGCTTCTTTACTTCCAAGGCTGGTGGGAATTGGTGAACTCGCCGAGATCGGTTGCGGTCGTCGGGACGCGGAAGCCCTCCGCAGAGGGACTGGCCAGAACACGCAGGCTCGTGAAATCGCTTCTGCAAGACGATTTCACTATTGTGTCGGGCTTGGCCGCTGGCGTGGACACGGCGGCGCACACCGCCGCGATCGAACTGGGCGGGCGAACGATCGCCGTCCTCGGAACGCCGCTCTCCAAATCCTACCCTGCGTCGAATGCGAAACTGCAGCAACAAATTGCCGAGCATCACCTGCTGATCAGCCAGGTGCCCGTGAAGCGCTACAGCAATCAGAAGAATCCAACGTCCAACAACTTCTTCTTTCCGGAGCGCAATATCACAATGTCCGCGCTGACCGACGCGACAATCATCGTGGAAGCCGGAGAGACGTCGGGAACCTTGGTGCAAGCGCGCCATGCTCTGAAGCAAGGTCGAAAGGTCTTCATATTGGAGAGCAATTTCCGCAATCCGGAACTGAAATGGCCACACACATTTGAGGAGCGCGGGGCGATCCGCGTCGCCGACTATGACGACATCCGGCGACACATCGTTCCCGTCACGTCTCACTAA
- a CDS encoding ImmA/IrrE family metallo-endopeptidase, which yields MAALIAKTARLVVNGKPINLSWGLDRPIHDENGHEALGVCENDPELPDTVMISINASLLAHQPEVIRSTAAHEFAHAIFDMPAAMGGNIRRTFRTSVAPAIARPGAPIDWVEWRADEFMGAFLVPADKLARVLPKHASALDLPFHWRAAPDGRSVPFVDLDPSEGTLGLLVDDLAEAFGVTAAFMSVRLAKGGFIGRRFETGSTL from the coding sequence GTGGCGGCGCTGATCGCGAAGACCGCGCGCCTAGTCGTCAACGGCAAGCCGATCAACCTGTCCTGGGGCCTCGATCGACCGATCCACGACGAGAACGGCCACGAGGCGCTCGGCGTTTGCGAGAACGATCCCGAACTGCCCGACACGGTGATGATCAGCATCAACGCCAGCCTGCTGGCTCATCAGCCGGAGGTGATCCGTTCAACCGCCGCGCACGAGTTTGCGCACGCCATCTTCGACATGCCGGCGGCGATGGGCGGCAACATCCGGCGGACGTTCCGAACATCGGTTGCGCCCGCCATCGCCAGGCCCGGGGCACCGATCGATTGGGTCGAATGGCGGGCCGACGAGTTCATGGGCGCGTTTCTGGTTCCGGCCGACAAGCTCGCGCGCGTGCTGCCGAAGCACGCAAGTGCCCTGGATCTGCCTTTCCACTGGCGCGCTGCACCCGATGGTCGCTCCGTTCCCTTCGTCGATCTCGATCCGAGCGAGGGCACACTCGGCCTGCTGGTCGATGACCTCGCCGAAGCGTTCGGCGTGACCGCCGCCTTCATGTCGGTGCGGTTGGCGAAGGGCGGCTTCATCGGTCGGCGCTTTGAAACCGGGAGCACGCTCTGA
- a CDS encoding AAA family ATPase, whose translation MIPDDELVGINEIAEMAKTSRQAVANWRTRMSDFPKPIVDLASGPVFRRSHIRAWLRRRKVPMAHVFSTINLKGGVGKTTTTVALAETLSAEKRKKVLVIDLDPQTNATTMLIGEEKWRELNDKGFTLAQLFKDALNPDSKKFDLKKTLQKRVSDVSSATTIDLLPSSLDLIDVQDELINTPVGKYGAIRPFDILWRATKDLIEDYDVVIIDCPPNLGKITQNGLRMSHGFIIPTIPDILSTYGIPQIVRRVREFSEEIAEDIEPLGIVVTKFQANSNVHVNMLKQLKLNHTADAKNWPPVFDTLIPQANQIAAAAEHSGYSTLKQKWGYQGLHDRFSDLATEILTKLGV comes from the coding sequence ATGATCCCGGACGACGAACTGGTCGGCATCAATGAGATCGCCGAAATGGCAAAGACGTCGCGGCAAGCGGTCGCCAACTGGCGCACTCGCATGTCCGACTTTCCGAAGCCGATCGTCGATCTTGCCTCAGGGCCTGTTTTCCGCCGGTCGCACATCCGCGCCTGGCTAAGGAGAAGGAAGGTCCCAATGGCTCACGTATTTTCGACTATCAATCTGAAGGGTGGCGTCGGCAAGACGACTACGACGGTTGCCCTCGCCGAAACCCTTTCGGCGGAAAAGCGCAAGAAGGTGCTCGTGATCGATCTCGATCCGCAGACGAATGCAACCACGATGCTGATCGGCGAGGAGAAGTGGCGCGAGCTCAATGACAAGGGCTTCACGCTGGCTCAGCTCTTCAAGGATGCGCTCAACCCCGACAGCAAAAAATTCGATCTTAAGAAGACGCTGCAGAAGCGCGTTTCCGACGTTTCGTCGGCAACCACCATCGATCTCTTGCCATCCAGCCTCGACCTGATCGACGTTCAGGATGAGCTGATCAACACTCCTGTTGGCAAATATGGCGCCATTCGGCCATTCGACATTCTGTGGCGTGCGACGAAGGATCTGATCGAAGACTATGATGTAGTGATCATCGATTGCCCGCCTAACTTGGGGAAGATTACGCAGAACGGTCTTCGCATGTCTCACGGGTTCATCATTCCGACGATCCCGGATATTCTCTCGACCTATGGCATTCCCCAGATCGTTCGGCGAGTCCGCGAGTTCTCGGAGGAGATAGCCGAAGATATCGAACCGCTCGGCATTGTCGTGACCAAATTCCAGGCGAATTCGAACGTGCACGTCAACATGCTGAAGCAGCTTAAACTGAACCATACGGCCGATGCGAAGAATTGGCCGCCGGTGTTCGACACGCTCATTCCGCAGGCTAATCAGATTGCCGCCGCAGCAGAGCATTCGGGCTACTCAACCTTGAAACAAAAGTGGGGCTATCAGGGCCTGCATGATCGGTTCTCCGATTTGGCAACCGAGATTCTGACCAAACTGGGGGTTTGA
- a CDS encoding DUF1778 domain-containing protein, which yields MPNLAPVSVRVSKKERELLEAAADQSRTNLSDFIRRKAVEAAEIDLLQQTRVTIPAAKWKQFEAWVNSPAKEIPALKKLSKSRPVWQD from the coding sequence ATGCCCAATCTCGCTCCTGTGAGCGTGCGGGTGTCCAAGAAGGAACGCGAGCTGCTTGAGGCCGCGGCGGATCAATCCCGCACCAATCTGAGTGACTTCATTCGCCGCAAGGCGGTGGAAGCGGCCGAGATCGACCTTCTTCAGCAGACTCGCGTGACGATCCCCGCTGCGAAGTGGAAACAATTCGAGGCGTGGGTGAACAGTCCCGCCAAGGAAATTCCGGCGCTGAAGAAGCTCTCGAAGAGCCGCCCGGTATGGCAAGACTGA
- a CDS encoding helix-turn-helix domain-containing protein, protein MAFGQTVRFHRNQKGFGLNEFAERLGVSPAYWSRVEREQENPPRDDLVERVAAILEVKLDDLFCEAGRLPPDLRGDIKAVVTLYRRSRDARNSTSK, encoded by the coding sequence ATGGCCTTCGGTCAAACCGTCCGCTTTCACCGCAATCAAAAGGGCTTCGGCCTGAATGAGTTCGCCGAGCGTCTCGGCGTCTCGCCTGCCTATTGGAGCCGCGTCGAGCGCGAGCAGGAAAACCCGCCGCGCGACGATCTCGTTGAGCGCGTCGCCGCCATCCTTGAAGTGAAGCTCGACGATCTGTTCTGCGAAGCCGGGCGCCTGCCGCCCGATCTTCGCGGCGATATCAAAGCCGTTGTGACGCTCTATCGACGCAGCCGCGACGCAAGGAATTCCACCAGCAAATGA
- a CDS encoding recombinase family protein, with amino-acid sequence MKVALYARYSSDNQRDASIEDQLRLCRARADREGWKIVDSYTDRAISGASLLRPGVQIDRGRPQASL; translated from the coding sequence ATGAAGGTCGCGCTTTACGCCCGTTATTCATCGGACAATCAGCGCGACGCCTCTATCGAGGATCAGCTTCGGCTGTGCCGCGCTCGCGCCGACCGCGAAGGTTGGAAGATCGTCGACAGCTATACGGATCGGGCGATTTCCGGGGCATCGCTTCTGCGGCCCGGCGTTCAAATTGATCGCGGACGGCCTCAAGCGTCGCTTTGA
- a CDS encoding helix-turn-helix domain-containing protein: MANRTVTPTEIGVIVRTTRKSQKLRQDQLAGAAGVGVRFIVDLEAGKPTAQIGKALLILAALGCKVTIDPPPSRS, encoded by the coding sequence ATGGCGAATCGCACCGTGACACCTACCGAAATCGGCGTGATCGTCCGAACTACTCGCAAGTCGCAGAAACTGCGGCAAGATCAGCTCGCAGGAGCTGCTGGCGTTGGCGTTCGGTTTATCGTCGATCTCGAAGCCGGCAAGCCAACCGCGCAAATTGGAAAGGCGCTCCTGATCCTTGCGGCGCTTGGCTGCAAGGTGACGATTGATCCGCCGCCTAGCCGCTCGTGA
- a CDS encoding helicase RepA family protein, translated as MTTHAPESEPDRTAMLRHVELVFGGGFDGALDGLVELAWTDPATGSLRNAQMFGTDQLEELVERAAELNRTERCNVYVGAALRKPGTALAKRTADSDFHSAPFAWADIDDDCVEAAIKAAKAAGVPATMTVVTGRHPHMRAQFWWRLVDAERDAAAIKALCSSIGLALGGDSTVSNPGRVLRLGGSIAWPLKPGRVVESTEVHIPEDDRPPAYWASALTQAFAAPAPLLQTAPAASEPSAPSMAPSTPKPLELPIGSLSVEATLAAIQRNDHWHQNTVRLVGNWVARGLSNAEILAFAPALTIGNGPDGRSYTVDQTCLQLNSMITGARRKWNLPNPVVTIEDKLPPPPMEIEWEDGASAAMIPRRRWLVGSFAIRGHLTVLVAPPGAGKSTLGIALAVAGVTGRGEIVGETVHETIKAWVWNNEDDRNELRRRLAAIMQQWNVAPADLRGKLGLNSGSERPLVIAKATKDGAVVRLPDIEAIIERVQAEGIGLLIVDPFVETHEVDENNNAQIKAVAAMWREVARRGDCAVVIVHHTGKPPSASPDAWTGSLSASRGASSLGGVARIMRTLFAMSQSDADKFGLDADERRLWVRLDDAKANLSLASGSARWFKRVSIIIANGEEVGALVPGDPNERAPQVDRAAEIESALFEAIRTAWNAGSPLSEQPRAKDRYAPGIVGKAMRIASETVADVLARLMGGGAIERTRFDAKTKTYGLRIVPLDERDMRSDQRRNHEPAEEFE; from the coding sequence ATGACGACGCACGCGCCAGAATCCGAGCCCGATCGCACCGCGATGCTCCGCCATGTCGAACTGGTATTCGGCGGCGGCTTCGACGGTGCGCTCGATGGGCTCGTCGAACTGGCGTGGACCGATCCGGCGACCGGCTCGCTTCGCAACGCGCAGATGTTCGGCACCGATCAGCTCGAAGAGCTGGTCGAGCGTGCCGCTGAACTGAACCGCACCGAACGCTGCAACGTCTATGTCGGCGCGGCGCTCCGCAAACCCGGCACCGCGCTGGCGAAGCGCACTGCTGATTCCGATTTCCATTCCGCGCCCTTCGCCTGGGCCGATATCGATGATGATTGCGTCGAAGCGGCCATCAAAGCGGCGAAGGCGGCAGGTGTTCCGGCGACCATGACCGTTGTCACCGGTCGCCATCCCCATATGCGCGCGCAATTCTGGTGGCGGCTTGTGGACGCCGAGCGGGACGCCGCGGCGATCAAGGCGTTGTGCTCGAGCATCGGCCTCGCGCTGGGCGGCGACAGCACCGTCTCGAACCCCGGCCGCGTGCTGCGCCTCGGCGGATCGATTGCCTGGCCGCTCAAGCCGGGCCGCGTTGTCGAATCTACCGAAGTCCATATCCCCGAAGATGATCGCCCGCCGGCCTATTGGGCGTCGGCGCTCACGCAGGCCTTCGCCGCGCCCGCGCCGCTCCTCCAGACTGCTCCGGCAGCGTCCGAGCCGTCGGCGCCCTCAATGGCGCCTTCGACGCCGAAGCCGCTCGAACTGCCTATCGGCAGTCTGTCGGTGGAGGCGACGCTGGCCGCGATCCAGCGCAACGACCACTGGCATCAGAACACCGTGCGGCTCGTCGGCAACTGGGTGGCGCGCGGATTGTCGAACGCCGAGATCCTGGCATTCGCGCCCGCCTTGACCATCGGCAACGGGCCGGACGGGCGAAGCTACACAGTCGACCAGACGTGCCTTCAACTCAACTCGATGATCACGGGCGCGCGGCGCAAGTGGAACCTGCCAAACCCGGTCGTGACGATCGAGGACAAGCTTCCGCCGCCTCCGATGGAGATCGAATGGGAGGATGGCGCAAGCGCCGCCATGATCCCGCGTCGCCGCTGGCTCGTCGGCTCATTCGCGATCCGCGGCCATCTGACCGTGCTGGTGGCACCTCCCGGTGCGGGCAAATCCACACTCGGCATTGCACTGGCAGTGGCCGGCGTCACGGGTCGCGGCGAGATCGTCGGCGAAACCGTTCATGAGACCATCAAGGCGTGGGTCTGGAACAACGAGGACGACCGCAACGAACTGCGCCGCCGCCTGGCTGCGATCATGCAGCAATGGAACGTCGCGCCCGCTGATCTGCGCGGCAAGCTCGGTCTTAACTCCGGCTCTGAGCGCCCGCTCGTCATCGCCAAGGCGACCAAGGACGGCGCGGTGGTGCGCCTGCCGGATATCGAAGCCATCATCGAACGGGTGCAGGCCGAAGGCATCGGCCTCCTGATCGTCGATCCCTTCGTCGAGACCCACGAGGTCGACGAAAACAACAACGCCCAGATCAAGGCCGTCGCCGCCATGTGGCGCGAAGTGGCCCGGCGCGGCGATTGCGCGGTCGTCATCGTCCACCACACCGGCAAGCCGCCATCGGCTTCGCCCGATGCGTGGACGGGATCGCTGTCGGCCTCGCGCGGTGCGTCGTCGCTCGGCGGTGTCGCTCGGATCATGCGCACGCTCTTCGCCATGTCGCAGAGCGACGCCGACAAGTTCGGCCTCGATGCGGATGAGCGCCGCCTGTGGGTGCGTCTCGATGATGCGAAGGCGAACCTGTCGCTAGCGTCCGGTTCGGCGCGCTGGTTCAAGCGAGTGTCGATCATCATCGCCAACGGCGAGGAAGTCGGCGCGCTGGTGCCCGGCGATCCGAACGAGCGCGCGCCGCAAGTGGATCGCGCCGCTGAAATCGAAAGCGCGCTGTTCGAAGCGATCCGAACCGCCTGGAACGCAGGCTCGCCGCTCTCCGAACAACCCCGGGCGAAGGATCGCTATGCGCCGGGGATCGTCGGCAAGGCAATGCGCATCGCGTCTGAAACCGTCGCGGATGTGTTGGCCCGCCTGATGGGCGGCGGTGCGATCGAACGGACGCGCTTCGACGCCAAAACCAAAACCTACGGCCTGCGGATCGTCCCTTTGGACGAGCGCGATATGCGCTCCGACCAGCGCCGAAATCATGAACCTGCGGAGGAGTTCGAATGA
- a CDS encoding DUF6362 family protein codes for MSKRLSGPLSPNEIEDRFEEAARTLRRLPDDKPQGYFNVWPAIVRTTWEIMAMERQPMKVWATPQSIDRMEECFAWLFWLEPEEARVVWLRAEGMRWKPICRRLGVSRATAWRWWATALIKISHRLHADDKPRMSKPRKQAS; via the coding sequence ATGAGCAAGCGCCTGTCTGGACCGCTCTCGCCGAACGAGATCGAGGACCGCTTCGAGGAAGCGGCACGCACACTGCGCCGCCTGCCTGACGACAAGCCGCAGGGCTATTTCAACGTCTGGCCCGCCATTGTGCGAACGACATGGGAAATCATGGCCATGGAGCGCCAGCCCATGAAGGTCTGGGCGACGCCACAATCCATCGACCGCATGGAAGAATGCTTCGCCTGGCTGTTCTGGCTCGAACCCGAAGAGGCGCGCGTTGTGTGGCTGCGCGCCGAGGGCATGCGCTGGAAGCCGATCTGTCGAAGGCTCGGCGTGAGCAGGGCGACAGCCTGGCGCTGGTGGGCGACCGCGCTGATCAAGATCAGCCATCGCTTGCACGCCGACGACAAGCCGCGCATGTCGAAGCCGAGGAAACAGGCGTCATGA
- a CDS encoding helix-turn-helix transcriptional regulator yields MDDQVNAQRNGAASAELMQGWMGRREVAEALGISTATLQRWQTRRIGPPCVRIGRRVFYRADAFREWMISQERGPVVSKRTGSAR; encoded by the coding sequence ATGGACGATCAAGTTAACGCGCAACGAAACGGAGCCGCTTCCGCGGAACTGATGCAAGGCTGGATGGGGCGGCGCGAGGTCGCCGAAGCGCTCGGAATCTCGACCGCGACCTTGCAACGCTGGCAGACCCGCCGGATCGGCCCGCCCTGCGTCCGGATCGGCCGCCGCGTCTTCTATCGCGCCGATGCCTTCCGCGAATGGATGATCTCCCAGGAACGCGGGCCGGTGGTCTCGAAGCGCACGGGGTCCGCCCGATGA